In Bradyrhizobium lablabi, one DNA window encodes the following:
- a CDS encoding Crp/Fnr family transcriptional regulator: MAIERCINEFDVGDVIFEEGSTGRELFVVLDGQVEIAKINGGSKTVIVTLGKGEFFGEMAVIDGSSRSATAIAASPHTRVMRINHARFVYLVSQQPAFALMIMDALSKRLRASNAVTFRAANP; this comes from the coding sequence ATGGCCATTGAAAGATGCATCAACGAATTTGATGTAGGCGACGTCATTTTCGAGGAAGGCTCGACCGGGCGCGAATTGTTCGTGGTGCTCGACGGCCAGGTCGAGATCGCCAAGATCAATGGCGGCAGCAAGACCGTGATCGTAACGCTGGGCAAGGGCGAATTTTTTGGCGAGATGGCGGTGATCGACGGCTCGTCGCGTTCGGCGACCGCGATCGCGGCATCGCCGCACACACGCGTGATGCGGATCAATCACGCCCGCTTCGTCTATCTCGTCAGCCAGCAGCCGGCGTTTGCGCTGATGATCATGGATGCGCTCTCCAAGCGGTTGAGGGCGTCCAACGCCGTCACCTTCCGGGCCGCCAATCCATGA
- a CDS encoding MBL fold metallo-hydrolase produces the protein MSDRKPSPFPTLLNNDVCSLIQAADDVYQIRFKNRAANAYLVRGKSRTIMIDVGLSSNFPALLECLHHLDCPPEKIDMVILSHEHLDHIGAAYHFAGHRTIIAAHRLAANKIMLRDDFSMLRKMFNEPNVPINVDIWLEEGNLIDLGNFRLNVMYTPGHTSACISLFDPEKGLLFAADTLMPGGVMGGVFGSGSIADYIQSLERLKGLNSKILLSGHGRLSDTPQDDVRIAIQRSHTLLSDTAQLFDALDARSNFEPIMQSVRDLNKLDDT, from the coding sequence ATGAGCGACCGCAAGCCAAGTCCGTTTCCGACGCTCTTGAACAACGACGTCTGCTCGCTGATCCAAGCGGCTGATGACGTCTACCAGATCCGCTTCAAGAACCGCGCGGCGAATGCTTATCTGGTGCGCGGCAAATCCCGAACCATCATGATCGACGTCGGGCTGTCGTCAAATTTTCCGGCCCTGCTCGAATGCCTGCATCACCTCGACTGTCCGCCGGAAAAAATCGACATGGTGATCCTCAGCCATGAACATCTCGACCATATCGGCGCCGCCTATCATTTCGCCGGTCACCGCACCATCATTGCCGCGCACCGGCTTGCCGCCAACAAGATCATGCTGCGCGACGATTTTTCGATGCTGCGCAAGATGTTCAACGAGCCGAATGTGCCGATCAATGTCGATATCTGGCTTGAAGAGGGCAATCTGATCGACCTCGGTAATTTCCGTCTCAATGTGATGTATACGCCGGGCCATACCTCGGCCTGCATCAGCCTGTTCGATCCGGAAAAGGGATTGCTGTTCGCCGCCGACACGCTGATGCCGGGCGGCGTGATGGGCGGGGTGTTCGGCTCGGGCTCTATCGCCGATTACATCCAGTCGCTGGAGCGGCTGAAGGGATTGAATTCCAAGATATTGTTATCGGGCCACGGCCGGCTGTCCGATACGCCGCAGGACGATGTCCGGATCGCGATCCAGCGCTCGCACACGCTGTTGTCGGACACCGCGCAATTGTTCGACGCGCTCGATGCGCGCTCGAATTTCGAGCCGATCATGCAGTCGGTGCGCGACCTCAACAAGCTCGACGACACGTGA